Genomic window (Drosophila sulfurigaster albostrigata strain 15112-1811.04 chromosome 2R, ASM2355843v2, whole genome shotgun sequence):
ACGCCCGTCCATTTCTTTCATGGCGCGTATAAAATCCGCTGGTTCACGAAAGCTGACGAATCCGAATCCCTTGCTCTTCCCAGTTCGTTTATCGCGCACAACACGGGCACGCTGGAACGATGGGAACTTGTTGAATGTACGCGTAAGGACTTCGTCGTTGACATCGTTGCCGAGATCACCGCAGAAAATGCGAAAATCGTCATCCGGCCAGTCGGCCAATGATGAATCCTCCCACACAGTGCCGCCTGCAATTCGGACCGTTTTGCGATCCTTCTTCTTTCGCTCTGTGGTTTGAAATGATTGCAATGCGGATGAGGCACGCGCTGCCTTGATTGCCTCCTCGGCAATGGGATTGGGTCCTGATTTTTCCGCCTTGAGCTTCTTGAGTTTCTGTGTAACATCAAACTGAATGGAATTGATGTTGATATCAATAGCTGGCGCCGTAGCTACTGTGGGCACATGCACCGACTGACGACACTGATACAACTTGGGCGCGCTGCTCAGAACAACGGGAGTGGGGGCCATGGTCTTGGCTGGCGATGTGGATGTTGTGTTGCTGCCCGTGGGTACGAAGGTGGACATGAACGTGGGTGGCGGCGGTATCGGTGGAGGGGGCACCGTTAAACGCggctgatgctgttgcagcCTCTGCTGTACGTTTGTATACGTATTTGCCGCGATTATTGGACGCACTTGATTGGGAACGAAAAGATTGCGAGCGGGCGGTTTGGAGATCTCGGCTTCGAAGCGCGACAGTTCGTCCTCGATGTTACGACGCTTGGTGCCCATTGCGAAGGCCGTTTCGTTATAAATAAgtcaaaattctaaaaattaaaatcaattattcaattttcacgGCAAATGCTTCCCAGACAACAGATGTTTGTAGTGTTCCAGAGTGACCATAAATTGCATATCAAAAGATACCCTAAATCTCTTTTCCGTCAAACTTGgctacaaataatataaaaacatagatttattttgcaaattttatttaatttgtgttatcttaatatatgtaaatatatataattaaaatgttagtGCCATACGAACTGGTCTAAATACGGTATAAATTTAGTACATGTGCCGGACAAGAAAAGTTTCTATTGCAACTCTGTTAGTGTATCGAGCTGATGTGAACTTCGATATTTTTCATAATACCGATAATTCTAGTTGTCGCTACAACAGCTTAGTGCaagaaataatacataatttaattaaacaataaaaaaaaattgcattgcgTTTTAACCAATTTGACTGTGATAGCAGCAAGTATTTTCGAAGCGAATCACATAGCTCAAAAAGAGGCACAGGTGAATCGCAGCtcatacaaacacactcacattgttgaaagcaacaacaacaattgtacaaagttgaaataattaattggCGTACATAATAATGCCACCAAAAGAACGCAATATAGCTATGATGGGTTACCGTTCAGTCGGTAAGTACAATGCTAATCTTCTCCAGCTACAACTTTAGTCTGACTAACGTTGTTAATGCTACAGCTGCTGTTGAAGTATTTAAAGTTCGTGGGTGCGTGtagccttgttgttgttgcttgtgctgTAATTGCGTAGTATTTTGACAACACAGatacaacaacgacaacaagaacgacgcagcaaacaattttgtaCATCATAACAAATAATTGCGTCTCCAATAGGTAAATCATCGCTCAGTATACAGTTTGTTGAAGGCCAATTCGTGGACTCTTATGATccaacaattgaaaatagtaAGTAACAAATatgaacatatgtatgtactcaTAAACTTAACAGCTGTTTCTTGGAAAATATAAACAGCATTTTCAcatcatttaaaattagtcATTTTTATGAAGGACGATAGTCAACTGTTCATGCGCTTTATTCATGCACAAAGAACGCAATTCGACATTAGCACGAGCTTAACAcaatttttacataatttattacaGCATTCACCAAGGTTACGCGAGTCAACTCGCAGGATTATGGCGTTAAACTGGTCGATACAGCTGGACAGGACGAGTATAGCATATTTCCGGTACAATATAGCATGGATTTCCATGGCTATGTGTTGGTATATTCCATAACTAGTCAAAAGTCTTTTGAAGTTATCAAAATTATCTACGAAAAGCTGTTGGATGTGATGGGCAAGAAATAGTATGAACCACTTTAACCCTTTCCCTTAAATCTGCCTAAAAATTAATCGTTGTTGCAGCGTACCTGTTGTCTTAGTTGGAAATAAGAAAGATTTGCATCAAGAGCGCACAGTTTCCACAGAGGAGGGCAAGAAACTGGCTGAATCCTGGCGAGCAGCATTTCTCGAAACATCTgctaaacaaaatgaagtgaGTTTAAAGCATACAATTTATACTTTCGAATTTTTCCATATCgttttatcttttatagtctgtGGGCGACATTTTTCATCAATTACTGATGCTAATTGAGAACGAGAATGGCAATCCACCAGAGAAGAGCAGTTGTATTGTATCATAAGTGTAAAGCgaaaatggcaatggcaatatGAAATCGGTTCATTATCTATTCTTATGTAAAGAATTTTTGTCTGAGAAGCATGAAAACATATACAAACTAGTAGTTACTAAGTTAATAcggcaaataaaaacaaaaacacaatcacacaaaaactaacaacaaatATTGAGGTGCCACAAATTAATGCTCAGCAGCGATTGTGGTAACCGTTTAGAAAACAAAGCAGGTTTAAGTTAGTACACTTTttcacaataacaataacagttacaaaatttatatgcaaaacttACAATGTCtttagtttcaatttaaatataatttgtactATTAATCCAATATCTTTcgtattgttttcttttttaattgagTTAGCTATTAATTTTTCCATACGTGCTGATTAATTAgccattataattattatttcttaatattcatttttatttccatgtaataaagtaaagtattaaaaattgttggaCTTCAATTTATGGAAAGGGGTTTCGACGAGTATTgtaaaaaatgattaaaatacAACAGTATTTTTGTCAAGTAGAGCATTTGAAAACTAATCGgagtaaaagaaaattgatCTGACCTACTTAAATAAACATCCTGAAAacctttattttatatgattttccaataaataaaaagagcgATATTTCCGCTGAATCAAAGtatcaaattacaaaattaaatggtaattttttttttttgcctaatcaagttaattataaatattgtaagttattattatgtatgaCTTCATCAgtggagttttttttttttttttttttgtgttaaacTCAGCGCCAACATTGCAGTGTTGTAAAAGTGGGAAGGTGACAACGTCGCTGTTTACCACTAAGCATATTTACAGTCGCAGTGC
Coding sequences:
- the LOC133838915 gene encoding RNA-binding protein 42, with protein sequence MGTKRRNIEDELSRFEAEISKPPARNLFVPNQVRPIIAANTYTNVQQRLQQHQPRLTVPPPPIPPPPTFMSTFVPTGSNTTSTSPAKTMAPTPVVLSSAPKLYQCRQSVHVPTVATAPAIDININSIQFDVTQKLKKLKAEKSGPNPIAEEAIKAARASSALQSFQTTERKKKDRKTVRIAGGTVWEDSSLADWPDDDFRIFCGDLGNDVNDEVLTRTFNKFPSFQRARVVRDKRTGKSKGFGFVSFREPADFIRAMKEMDGRYVGSRPIKLRKSTWRQRSLDVVKKKEREKQVLLQAFNSMG
- the LOC133838918 gene encoding GTP-binding protein Rheb homolog gives rise to the protein MPPKERNIAMMGYRSVGKSSLSIQFVEGQFVDSYDPTIENTFTKVTRVNSQDYGVKLVDTAGQDEYSIFPVQYSMDFHGYVLVYSITSQKSFEVIKIIYEKLLDVMGKKYVPVVLVGNKKDLHQERTVSTEEGKKLAESWRAAFLETSAKQNESVGDIFHQLLMLIENENGNPPEKSSCIVS